From the genome of Oncorhynchus masou masou isolate Uvic2021 chromosome 15, UVic_Omas_1.1, whole genome shotgun sequence:
ctctctctctctctctctctctctctctctctgctcatctttctctcttctcctccccctctccattctccccccctctccacccctctctctctcgattctccacccccctcttcaccccacctctcactctctctctcttcaggttCAAACAGTAGCAAAGAAAGTGTCAGTGATGCCCCCGAACCAGACAGAACCTGTCATAGTCAGCAAGAAGAAACTGGAGTTCAAATGGGGCATGAATGTTCTGGGTGAGAGTGGTTCTTTCCTCTCTATTCACTGAGGGGGCAACAATGTCCTGTTCGGTTCAACTCTCTTTCTGTTGATTGGACGGAATACTATTATGTCTATTTCCTTTTGTTTCATTGGTTTAGTTATATTCATCATGTATTCATCATTCATGTTGAGAGAGCACATTGATTATTTATGAACAGATGATTTAATGTTGTAATGATGTTTTCTGAAGGTTTAATTGGGTTCTTCATCACATTTGGAATGTGCatggggaagatgggagagaaggggaagctCATGTCAGAGTTCTTCAACATCCTCAATGAGATCATCATGAAGATGGTGGGCATGATCATGTGGtacgtgtctctctgtgtcatcctgtctgtgtcttcctgtctgtgtccctgtctgtgtcttcctgtctgtgtccctgtctgtgtccttgtctgtgtccctgtctgtgtcttcctgtctgtgCCCCTGTCTGTGTCCTTGTCTGTGTCcatgtctgtgtccctgtctgtgtcttcctgtctgtgtcactgtatgtcttcctgtctgtcctcctgtctgtgtccctgtctgtgtcctcctgtctgtgtccctgtctgtgtcctcctgtctgtgtcctcctgtctgtgtcttcctgtctgtgtcactgtctgtgtcttcctgtctgtgtccctgtctgtgtcttcctgtctgtttcatcctgtctgtgtccctgtctgtgtctacctgtctgtgtccctgtctgtgtccctgtctgtgtcttcctgtctgtttcttcctgtctgtgtccctgtctgtgtctacctgtctgtgtccctgtctgtgtccctgtctgtgtcttcctgtctgtttcttcctgtctgtgtccctgtctgtgtctacctgtctgtgtccctgtctgtgtccctgtctgtgtcttcctgtctgtttcttcctgtctgtgtccctgtctgtgtctacctgtctgtgtccctgCATGGGTCTGTTTTCCTTCAGTGGAATAATGGCTGCAGTGCTGAAAAACATTCTATAGACAGTGATGAAGTCACTGACAGTGATGAATAAGTGGAGGACTGCATACGTGAGAAAAATGGTGGGAACTGGGaccaggggcagagagaggattggaaaggggagaaatatAGGGAGAAGAATTCCCTAAGACATGACAGTGTGTGGAATGCTGAGGACTAGCAGGAGTGGGAGCCGAGCAGAAGCCTTTCTGGTTCCCagggtggagagggtggaacAGGTCCAGAACCTAATGAATCCACAGACAGGAAAGGAGCCACGAGCTGCTCAACAGGCCAGCACAATTCAGAGTGCAGACAGACTGATGCAGGGCGGGACAGAGGGACGTGGTGAGATCCATGTCCTTGGAGAGCGACGAAAGCCTTGATGCTTTGCaggacagtagcagacagggaaaagagagagaaagggggagagacagagagacttcaCACGACACTGGCCAATaccactgagagagagaaaatcacacattcctctctctctctctctctctctctctctctctctctctctctctctctttctccctctctttctctctctttctctctttctccctctctttctctctctttctcactctccacCAAAAAGAAGCACATACTCAGGGGACATCTTGATGTGCAGCACATTTTCCAAGGGAACTGTGATCTCCATACCACAAACCCAACATAAATCACCCATTTTACACATTAAACACATGACTCACTACTAGGCCTACAGAGCTGGCCAAACAAATCGGCATGTATATACAAATAACATGTCATacacagtacactaaacacactggtcacacatagtacactaaacacactggtcacacatagtacactaaacacacagtacactaaacacactggtcacacatagtacattaaacacactggtcacacatagtacactaaacacacagtacactaaacacacagtacactaaacacacagtacactaaacacacagtacagtaaacacactggtcacacacagtacactaaacacactggtaatacacagtacactaaacacactggtcacacatagtacactaaacacactggtcacacatagtacactaaacacactggtcacacatagtacactaaacacactggtcacacatagtacactaaacacacagtacactaaacacactggtcacacatagtacactaaacacactggtcacacatagtacactaaacacactggtcaaacatagtacactaaacacacagtacactaaacacacagtacagtaaacgcactggtcacacacagtacactaaacacactggtaatacacagtacactaaacacactggtcacacatagtataCTACTTACTCTACCAAACAACTCTGGCTAAATGCCATCTTCCTCACAGATcaacacatagtacactaaacacactggtaatacacagTACACTAACTACTCTACCAAACAACTATGGCTAAATGCCATCTTCCTCACAGATCAACACACAGTACAcaaaacacactggtaatacacagTATACTAACTACTCTACCAAACAACTCTGGCTAAATTACATCTTCCTCACAGATCAACACACAGTACATCCCTTACACCTCAGATGCTAAGCTTGTGTTGCTATGACCTATGACCTGCCCAGCTGTGGTTCCTTATCACCTAGTTCCACTGTCTCTTCAGTATTGATGCCATCGGTGGAGTGTGTCTCAATTGTCTAAAGTGGCTTCCTCTCCCCATATATTTTCCTACACCTGGAAAATTCTGGAAGAAGCCTCCTCATTAGCAATGTTGTGTCTCCAGGTACTCTCCAGTTGGTATCGCCTCTCTGATCTCAGGGAAGATAGCAGCCATCGGGGACCTGGAGGTGGTGGCTAGACAGCTGGGCATGTACATGGTGACAGTCATAGTGGGCCTAATGATCCACGGGGGCATTATCCTGCCACTCATCTTCTTCTCCGTCACAAGGAAGAGCCCCTTCACCTTCTACTCCGGGATCTTCCAGGCCTGGATCACTGCCCTGGGCACCGCCAGCAGGTAGGGGAGGAACACTCTAGGgggggttgggtgtgtgtgtgtgtgggggggggtttatATACTATGTTTAGATCATTTGTGCTGGTGTGTATTTTCCTTAATAGCACTGCATGGTACTGTATGGCATCAGGTACCGTAGTAAATGTGATGGGTGGgtgttatgtatgtatgtattgggTGCTGAGCTATTTAGGTTAACCCAGGGCTGACAAACCAGAGCTGCAGAGCCAACTGTGCATGAATCTGGGTGATCACAGACCagctctgtctgacagagacagacagacagacagacagacagacagacagacagacagacagacagacagacagacagacagattgacagTCCCTGCGTTGTAAATGTCTGGGGCTCTGGATAAGGTTGTATGGGCCAAACTGGCCATGTTTCCGCTGCTTCTGAATCTGTTGTGCTGCTCAAACCAACTGTCATTTTGGCGCATTAGGGAGGCTTTACAGAATAAGAGTAATCCTATCAACTTTCTTTAATTATATTATGACCTGGGCTTAGCTTAGGCTCAAATCAAATTCCTGCAATTCACATGTTGGATTGTAAAATACACTTGCTGTTATGATAATGCTGTTAGATTTCAccccttctctcaccctctctgtccccttcccctcTTTTTTAACTCTCACTTTGTActctcacccttcctctccctcactctccctcacaATTTCTGTCATTATTTTCTTTCTGAAtacttctctctctatataacaaCTTCATACCCTCTCTCCCCATTTGTATTTCCTTCCCGTTATCTCTCTCGACCTGTCTACATCCCTTTCTTacccactctctccatctctcagtgcGGGAACGTTACCTGTCACATTTCGCTGTCTGGAGGAGAATCTGAAGATCGATAAGCGCGTGACGCGTTTCGTGCTGCCCATTGGAGCCACCATCAACATGGACGGTACAGCCCTGTATGAGGCGGTGGCAGCCATCTTCATCGCTCAGATGAATGACATCAACCTGGACGCAGGACAGATCGTCACCGTCAGGTAGGCCTCTTCTTTACCACTGACAACCCTGGCCCAGGGGCTTCTTAGGAGACTTTTGTGTTgaggtgtgttacctgggtgtaATATATTATGCTGTTAGGTATAGTACTCAAGGGCAGTGATGTTTTTAAGGTTGTCATGCTCTGTATGTATGTAAGAGAAAGCTGTGTCACTTCCTCCATGGGTTTTGTACCTTGAAATAGTCATCTAACTGTAGGTTTACAGTATGTATCAGTTGTGGTTGCTGATGACTTTTATGAGTCACATGCTAATGTATTCTGTGGTGACAATGTCTTGGAATGAGAAACGTGTGTGTAACGTCAattccctcttctccttcctctccctcactccttccccttctctcctctcagtaTGACAGCCACCCTGGCCAGTGTGGGAGCGGCCAGTATTCCCAGCGCAGGCCTGGTCACCATGCTGTTGATCCTTACAGCTGTGGGCCTGCCCACCCAGGACATCAGCCTGCTCATCGCTGTTGACTGGCTGCTGTGAGTCACATACACACAATCACTGTGATGTTACACTTCAGATACCCTGGTCTTTGTtttcaacaacatgatgacatTAGACTACAATGATTCAATGTTGCTGATTATCTCTATGAAAGAAAAGTAGGGTACGTCAAGCTCTGTCAAAATGCAACGCATATTATCAACTGTAAAGTGTAGAGTGGTACTTAGCTGTAGATGCCATTGCCATTGTTGGCATCTACTCATCCATGAGAGCTCCTGTCTTGTAGTGTACCTGTAACACAGTGATCAGTCATGGCTGACTCCAGCATTGTCTGTCTGTTGGGCCAGTGACAGAATGCGTACCTCAATCAACGTGGTGGGCGACTCGTTTGGTGCTGGGATTGTGGACCACCTGTCCAGGGCAGAGCTAGCTGAGATTGACGCCGAGCTCCTCTCCCCTGAGGATGAGGAGTTCATCCCCCCGCCCCCTGTCCTCACCGAGATAGACCTGGTGGACCCCAAAAGACCTCCCGAGTTACCCCCACGCTCCCCCCGCCCGCCCAAACTCAACCACCACGGCCACTCCAACCTGTCACAGATCTACTCCATCACTAACTCTCCCCGCTCCGTCCGCTCTCCATCCCCCCATTCtgtccgctctccctccccgcgCTCCAACTgttcccactcccactccccacgGCCCTCTGCCTTCCGTACCCATTCCCCACGCATCCTCCGCAGAACAGAGCCTGGCTACTGCGCCCTGCCAAGCCACGACAACCAGGTAGGCAGGGTTACAGCTACCACTAGTCCTAGGGCTCAATcctaacttcttgttaatcaTGTATTGATATCAATGGAATATTTGTGTGAACGTTTGAGTTGGATGGTCCTTTGATGGCCTGTCTCTGACTTTATTCCTCTTTGTCTTCCCAGATCCCCACACTCCCTCgctcccacagagagagagacagaggggatagagacagaggggatagagacagaagggaaagagacagggaaagagacagggaaagagacagagagagagatagagagagagatagaggaagagagagggagagattgcgGGGGCGAGACAGCGACCGATatcagagcgagacagaggaagaggaggagagggatagggtgCTGGATGAAGGGAGTGAAGGAGAAGAGAGTGACGACACTGCTTACGACCGCAGGAACACCATCCTGCCCTGCGACCTTCCCTGATTGGGACGCCTCTATGAAAACACTTCTGTTTTACCACAGTTTCACTACACTTCCCCCAATTTACTGCACTCTACCACCTAGTACCACTGTGGTGTTTTTGATAGGGGTCTGGGTTGGTGGATGCAGTGCTCTACAAATGGTTACTATTTAGTAGTTGTCTGATTTGAGTGTTCTTGTGTGATTTGAGTCCTGTTTTACATGATCAGGGATCAATAAGCTTGCTTTGAGCGATGACAATATTTATGTTGCTATGGCAACACCCTTTAATAATCTTTGAAAAAAGAGCCCATGCCCTAACTTTTACACTTCAGTGTGCTGCAGAAGGGAGCTTTAACTTAGTGTTGTGTCTTCTGTCAACCCAGCTCTATTCTCTGATAATCATTGTCTTGTTCTAATCATTTCAGCTAGCCAGTTCCTCAACCTTATCCTCTACCCTCTAGCGTGGCTGAGAGAGACGCTGTACTGAGATCTTGGTGTTCAGTGTCTGTCAACGCACAATCAGAAATGTTCTCTTCTCAATTTCCAAAAGGTCATCTGTAGAACGTCGTCCATCTCCAGCTGTACTGTATCGAATGATTCTACAATTAAATACTAATTCTACTTATTTGTAAGTTAAAATGTGAGAAACTTGCGTGTAGCAACTATATGTAATTAAAGGTAACAAACACACTGTAGTCAAACTATTTTTATActattctacctctcctctctctcttctcttcctctccttgtcctctaCAAACTCAACACTTCACTTGACTTTACCTCAACTTGTCCTGAAATGACAATCATAATACGGTTATTGTTGTTAATATTGTTATTTCTCAGTATTTATGTACGGTTAGTCATTTTTTGTCATCGTCTGTTGTCTGAAATGATGGTTGTTAgtaattttatacattttttccAGCACAACATTCTTCAGTCTGTGTTGCACAGCAGTCGGTTTTCATTTTGATTCACGTATTCATTTACTTGTTGTTTCATTACTCGTGTACTTTAATTATTTATTGGTTAATTAAGAGATATTCTCATTGGTTCTGTCATATTGATTTGTTTTCCTCTGTCCCTATGAAATGCCTTTCATTGAAGGTCATTACTGCCTACCCAAATCCTTCAGTCTTAATGCATGTTTGCAGATCCAGGTTTTGTGTATATTGTATGTAATAAAATCTTAGAGATTTATTTAAATTACACTGACAAAGATTTGGTTATTTCTGTACCTTGTGTAAAAACTGTGTACAGATTAGTACTACAAAAAGGGGACACACGTCAATATTTTGTGACTAAAGTCAGTGATGAAATCCAGTGGACAAGGATATTACTGGACGTTCAAGTTGCAACTGGCACACCAGacctcgaacacacacacacacacacacacacacacacacacacacacacacacacacacacacacacacacacacacacacacacacacacacacacacacacacacacacacacacacacacatacacgcacacagcATCACATTTACACATTGATgaggcaaagacacacacagatatcAACACACTTAATCCTCTCAAAGAAgagttggggagggagggagggagggagggagggagggagggagggagggagggagggagggagggagggagggagggagggagggagggagggagggagggagggagggagggagggagggagggagggagggagggagggagggagggagggggagggagagaaatagaagaACGGCAGATGGCCAGAAAGACGTCAATCCAACTCATTTTTCCAGGCAGCGCAGGGCACTGTGGATAATTGCAAACAGGACTGACGTTAGTGTTGGGACCCTGCATGTcacggagagaggaggagaggatgagagaaacaGGTAGATAATAAGGGAAAGCTTCAGGCCACAACAGGCCACCACCACCTAGTGAACCCAGTGAACAGGGACAGACATGCCTCGACCCTCTGGGTGAAGGTATTCAACAAAACAGACAGACTATGATTCATTACTCTATTTATTGAGTCTTTTTGGCTCACATACAGGAATTCCTTACACAACCAGATTGCCACTCGTATTTTTTTGTTAAGTCAATGAATAGCAACCAAAAACAAGCATAAATCACTCAAAACCACAAAATGAGTTGTCCATTTATTACACTAGAAACATCTAACCCACAACACGACATCGGAATGTCAGCCAAcccagaggggtggggggggggggggtcagggtatGTAATCATTGGGACAGTCATCAAGCAGTGAGGGTATGAAGAGACTCATCTGCTCAAACCGTCAGTGTTGCTGAAAACCCATCAACTCATTTGAACTTCACTTCAGTCTGGCTCCAGTTTTATTTAGAAGCATTTCTCTCTTTTAGCAACAGTCACTGAGTTTCCTCAGTCCTCCCTGGCAGAGTAGGGTGTGGAACTGGTGGATGTTATTTCTATGTAGAGGATGGTTATTGATGCCATTACATTAGTGTCACACTTGTCGCATGTTTATTTAATCCCACCTGCACATTTCACCATTTCTGCCAACTAGGCTTTTTCAGGGCGGAGGGTGAAGAATGTTGCAAAAAGAAATGCATTACAGTCATGAATCACTCTACTTATGGGAATTTATTGTATGGTTGTCGCATAAAATTGATGTTGTTTGTATAATTCGTTATTGTTTACATAGTTTTTTCAATCTGCAAAATACACAGTACATGTTTCTTCTGGCTTCATGGCTCAGAAGAAGCAACCACAGAGTCCTCAGTATGATGTCCCTGAGCTGGGGTGACTAGGAGGACTTGCACTGAATGCTTTGACCTCTAGAGACTAAAGAGATAGTTGCAAGGAGGGAAATCAACTCAATCCTTTGGGGTGCGTGTGAAGTGGGAACACAAATGATCCAATCTGCTctctcaccaagttaaacagatGGTGTCTAAACCTACCAATAATATCACAAATTTAACATATTATGTCAACATTTTGAAAGACTAGacattttgtttgttgttgtttagaTAATTGTTTTGTGGTGAAGTGGACATCTGCTGACTCATCTCCCCTCTGTTAACAAAACAGGGACTCATTTAGATAACTGATCAAATACTATCTTTATTAAATACAACAAATATAAACAGGGTTTACAGTCATAGAGCACATGCtggtaaccacacacacacacatgtggatacacacacacacgcacacgcacacacgcacgcacggtaacacacacacacacacacacacacacactcaatcacatactggtacacacacacacacacagtcatagaacacatactggtaaacacacacacacatatacacatacacatacaaccCACTCTcttatacaatcaggatgtgtctttggatgaccagtaaagtacctctaaccagtggtaacatggacaggggcaggatgtgtctttggatgaccagtaaagtacctctacccagtggtaacatggacaggggcagggatgtgtctttggatgaccagtaaagtacctctacccagtggtaacatggacaggggcaggatgtgtctttggatgaccagtaaagtacctctacccagtggtaacatggacaggggcaggatgtgtctttggatgaccagtaaagtacctctacccagtggtaacatggacaggggcagggatgtgtctttggatgagcagtaaagtacctctacccagtggtaacatggacaggggcaggatgtgtctttggatgaccagtaaagtacctctacccagtggtaacatggacaggggcaggatgtgtctttggatgaccagtaaagtacctctacccagtggtaacgtggacaggggcaggatgtgtatTTGGATGACCAgtacagtacctctacccagtggtaacatggacaggggcaggatgtgtctttagatgagcagtaaagtacctctacccagtggtaacatggacaggggcagggatgtgtctttggatgaccaatAAAGTActtctacccagtggtaacatggacaggggcagggatgtgtctttggatgaccagtaaagtccctctacccagtggtaacatggacaggggcatggatgtgtctttggatgaccagtaaagtacctctacccagtggtaacatggacaggggcagggatgtgtctttggatgaccagtaaagtacctctacccagtggtaacatggacaggggcaggatgtgtctttggatgaccagtaaagtacctctacccagtggtaacatggacaggggcaggatgtgtctttggatgagcaGTAAattacctctacccagtggtaacatggacaggggcaggatgtgtctttggatgaccagtaaagtacctctacccagtggtaacatggacaggggcaggatgtgtctttggatgaccagtaaagtacctctacccagtggtaacatggacaggggcaggatgtgtctttggatgaccagtaaagtacttctacccagtggtaacatggacaggggcagggatgtgtctttggatgaccagtaaagtacctctacccagtggtaacatggacaggggcaggatgtgtctttggatgagcagtaaagtacctctacccagtggtaacatggacaggggcaggatgtgtctttggatgaccagtaaagtacttctacccagtggtaacatggacaggggcaggatgtgtctttggatgaccagtaaagtacctctacccagtggtaacatggacaggggcaggatgtgtctttggatgaccagtaaagtacctctacccagtggtaacatggacaggggcaggatgtgtctttggatgagcagtaaagtacctctacccagtggtaacatggacaggggcaggatgtgtctttggatgaccagtaaagtacttctacccagtggtaacatggacaggggcaggatgtgtctttggatgaccagtaaagtacctctacccagtggtaacatggacaggggcagggatgtgtctttggatgaccagtaaagtacctctacccagtggtaacatggacaggggcaggatgtgtctttggatgaccagtaaagtacctctacccagtggtaacatggacaggggcaggatgtgtctttggatgaccagtaaagtacctctacccagtggtaacatggacaggggcaggatgtgtctttggatgaccagtaaagtacctctacccagtggtaacatggacaggggcagggatgtgtctttggatgaccagtaaagtacctctacccagtggtaacatggacaggggcaggatgtgtctttggatgaccagtaaagtacctctacccagtggtaacatggacaggggcaggatgtgtctttggatgagcaGTAAAGTACtttacccagtggtaacatggacaggggcaggatgtgtctttggatgaccagtaaagtacctctacccagtggtaacatggacaggggcaggatgtgtctttggatgaccagtaaagtacctctacccagtggtaacatggacaggggcaggatgtgtctttggatgaccagtaaagtacttctacccagtggtaacatggacaggggcaggatgtgtttttggatgaccagtaaagtacctctacccagtggtaacatggacaggggcaggatgtgtctttggatgaccagtaaagtacttctaaccagtggtaacatggacaggggcaggatgtgtctttggatgaccagtaaagtacctctacccagtggtaacatggacaggggcaggatgtgtctttggatgaccagtaaagtacctctacccagtggtaacatggacaggggcaggatgtgtctttggatgagcaGAAAAGTACCtatacccagtggtaacatggacaggggcaggatgtgtctttggatgaccagtaaagtacctctacccagtggtaacatggacaggggcaggatgtgtctttggatgaccagtaaagtacctctacccagtggtaacatggacaggggcaggatgtgtctttggatgaccagta
Proteins encoded in this window:
- the LOC135554940 gene encoding excitatory amino acid transporter 2-like, giving the protein MTNQQPVHQSNKAHYDEPPIVGAGVLDLLEPKLPNSFLGTYCGFLIRNSLLVLTILGVIAGSLFGMLLRYVSITDPNTLMLVSFPGDILMRMLKMLILPLIISSLITGLAGLDARSSGRMGSRAMVYYMSTTVIAAILGVILVLGIHPGNPKLRSSQEQDTAPKNQEVSSLDAFLDLIRNLFPENLVQACFQQVQTVAKKVSVMPPNQTEPVIVSKKKLEFKWGMNVLGLIGFFITFGMCMGKMGEKGKLMSEFFNILNEIIMKMVGMIMWYSPVGIASLISGKIAAIGDLEVVARQLGMYMVTVIVGLMIHGGIILPLIFFSVTRKSPFTFYSGIFQAWITALGTASSAGTLPVTFRCLEENLKIDKRVTRFVLPIGATINMDGTALYEAVAAIFIAQMNDINLDAGQIVTVSMTATLASVGAASIPSAGLVTMLLILTAVGLPTQDISLLIAVDWLLDRMRTSINVVGDSFGAGIVDHLSRAELAEIDAELLSPEDEEFIPPPPVLTEIDLVDPKRPPELPPRSPRPPKLNHHGHSNLSQIYSITNSPRSVRSPSPHSVRSPSPRSNCSHSHSPRPSAFRTHSPRILRRTEPGYCALPSHDNQIPTLPRSHRERDRGDRDRGDRDRRERDRERDRERDRERDRERDRGRERERLRGRDSDRYQSETEEEEERDRVLDEGSEGEESDDTAYDRRNTILPCDLP